A part of Candidatus Nezhaarchaeota archaeon genomic DNA contains:
- a CDS encoding ribonuclease P protein subunit, protein MHKSYGKRVMPITPQTILNHELIGLRVKVVKATHQGYVGIEGIVVDETMKTLKIMDGIGNMKTVPKNCCVFRFMLPNGTIVEVEGNYLIGRPEDRVKRITKKRW, encoded by the coding sequence TTGCACAAGAGTTACGGTAAGAGAGTTATGCCCATAACTCCACAAACGATCTTAAACCATGAACTCATAGGCCTGAGAGTTAAAGTGGTTAAAGCAACACATCAAGGCTACGTAGGCATTGAAGGCATAGTTGTCGATGAAACCATGAAGACGCTCAAGATAATGGATGGAATTGGAAATATGAAGACAGTCCCTAAGAATTGTTGTGTATTTAGATTTATGTTGCCCAACGGCACGATAGTCGAGGTTGAAGGCAATTACCTTATTGGTAGGCCAGAAGATAGAGTAAAGCGTATAACTAAGAAGCGCTGGTAA
- a CDS encoding 50S ribosomal protein L6: MKLLHQPYTVEEIKIPKNIDIKINDTANITVKGPKGSLTKDFSHAKVLLRKEEDKIIVESYIKGKRGKSICRTIASHIRNMIKGVSEGFTYKLKIVYAHFPMNVKVEGRNVIIENFRGEKEKRIARIVGSAKVRVEGDDIIVEGIDLEEVSQTAANIEHATRIKGYDPRVFMDGIFIYERKGKSMI; encoded by the coding sequence ATGAAACTTCTTCATCAACCCTATACAGTTGAAGAGATAAAGATACCGAAGAACATTGACATTAAGATAAATGACACTGCGAATATCACAGTTAAAGGACCTAAAGGATCCTTGACAAAAGACTTTTCTCATGCAAAGGTCCTATTGAGGAAGGAAGAGGACAAGATAATAGTCGAATCTTATATTAAGGGTAAAAGAGGCAAAAGCATCTGTAGGACAATAGCGTCTCACATAAGGAACATGATTAAGGGGGTCTCTGAGGGCTTCACATACAAGCTTAAAATAGTGTATGCTCACTTTCCAATGAACGTCAAGGTTGAAGGTAGGAACGTCATAATAGAGAACTTCAGAGGAGAAAAGGAGAAGAGGATAGCTAGAATAGTCGGCAGCGCCAAAGTAAGGGTTGAAGGCGATGACATCATAGTAGAGGGAATAGACCTAGAAGAGGTCTCTCAAACAGCTGCAAACATTGAGCACGCTACAAGAATTAAGGGTTACGATCCAAGGGTCTTCATGGACGGAATCTTCATATATGAGCGCAAAGGCAAGAGCATGATATAG
- the rplX gene encoding 50S ribosomal protein L24, with protein MHIKTKQPRKQRRLLYQAPLHIRNKIMSAHLSDELKKQYGFRSLPVRVGDVVAIMRGDHKGHTGKVVRVDRKKYRVHIEGLVRKKADGSEVPIPIHPSKLQIIKLNLDDEWRKKIVERRTEAEAAETSRM; from the coding sequence ATGCATATTAAGACTAAGCAGCCGAGAAAGCAAAGGCGTCTGCTATACCAAGCCCCTCTACATATAAGGAATAAGATCATGTCTGCACACCTCTCTGATGAGCTTAAAAAACAATATGGATTTAGGTCCCTACCGGTTAGAGTTGGTGATGTAGTAGCAATCATGAGAGGTGATCACAAGGGGCATACGGGTAAAGTCGTGAGAGTAGATCGTAAGAAGTATAGAGTTCACATTGAAGGTCTAGTTAGGAAGAAGGCTGATGGCTCAGAGGTGCCCATCCCTATTCACCCTTCAAAGCTTCAAATAATTAAGCTTAACTTAGACGATGAGTGGAGAAAGAAGATTGTCGAGAGGAGGACTGAAGCTGAGGCTGCAGAGACATCACGTATGTAG
- a CDS encoding 30S ribosomal protein S8 has product MVMNDTLSNALTTLKNCEMKAKSEALIVPASKLIANVLRIMLKHGYIGNFEYIDDGRFGKIRVQLLGRINNCGAIKPRFSVKKDEFEKWEKRFLPSHDVGLIIVSTSKGIMTHREAKELGIGGVLLAYVY; this is encoded by the coding sequence ATGGTCATGAATGACACGCTATCAAATGCTCTAACAACACTAAAGAATTGTGAAATGAAAGCGAAAAGTGAGGCCTTAATAGTACCAGCCTCAAAGCTCATAGCCAACGTCCTCAGGATCATGCTGAAGCACGGCTACATAGGCAACTTCGAATACATAGATGATGGCAGATTCGGAAAAATCAGAGTTCAACTATTAGGCAGGATAAATAACTGTGGCGCTATAAAGCCTCGGTTCTCCGTAAAGAAGGACGAATTTGAAAAGTGGGAGAAGAGATTTCTACCATCCCACGACGTTGGTCTCATAATAGTATCTACATCTAAGGGGATCATGACCCACCGAGAGGCAAAGGAACTTGGAATAGGTGGAGTACTTTTAGCATACGTGTATTAG
- a CDS encoding 50S ribosomal protein L32e has product MQRLLRLRLKMNRMRPEFRRLNTLKLKRVDEERWRKPRGIDNKIKLCRKGYPPLVRVGYRNPKLVRGLHPSGLIEVLVHRPEDLENLDPKTHCVRIAHTVGRRKRIQIIEKAKSLGLRVLNVVGVEK; this is encoded by the coding sequence ATGCAAAGGCTCCTGAGGCTCAGATTAAAGATGAATAGGATGAGACCAGAGTTCAGAAGACTCAATACTTTAAAACTTAAGAGGGTGGATGAAGAACGTTGGAGAAAGCCAAGAGGCATAGACAATAAGATAAAGCTATGTAGAAAGGGTTATCCTCCTCTAGTTAGAGTAGGTTATCGCAATCCTAAGCTTGTTAGAGGCCTCCACCCATCAGGCTTAATTGAGGTACTAGTTCATAGACCTGAAGACCTTGAGAATCTTGACCCCAAGACCCACTGCGTCAGAATAGCGCATACGGTCGGAAGGAGGAAGCGTATTCAAATAATAGAGAAAGCCAAGAGCCTAGGACTTAGGGTTCTTAACGTGGTTGGTGTTGAAAAATGA
- a CDS encoding 30S ribosomal protein S17 — translation MSKTVRTRNIGIPGVKPPERACDDPCCPYHGTLSVRGKILEGLVVNLKMKKTATVLHEYIVYVRKYERYERRRKKIHAHLPPCIDVKVGDRVIMGECRPLAKTVAFVVLGKPTSS, via the coding sequence ATGAGTAAAACTGTGAGAACAAGGAACATAGGCATACCAGGTGTCAAGCCCCCCGAAAGGGCATGTGATGACCCTTGCTGCCCATATCATGGCACCCTCTCAGTAAGAGGTAAGATACTCGAGGGGTTGGTGGTCAACCTCAAGATGAAGAAGACAGCAACAGTGCTTCATGAATACATAGTCTACGTTAGAAAGTATGAGCGGTACGAAAGGAGAAGAAAAAAGATTCATGCACACTTGCCTCCATGTATTGATGTGAAAGTTGGAGATAGAGTAATTATGGGTGAGTGTAGACCACTAGCTAAAACCGTGGCCTTTGTTGTTTTGGGCAAGCCAACCTCTTCTTAA
- a CDS encoding 50S ribosomal protein L5 produces MSNEDQNPMKKLRIGKVVINMAVGTSGEKLAKAATILEMLTGQKPSFRKAKKTIKEFGIKRGENIACVITLTKNKALEFLKRALEAVDYKIKASSFDEYGNFSFGIKEHISLPGVKYDPALGIFGFDVCVTIERPGYRVANRRRKRSKIGKKHRVTREESMKFVQELLGVKMYEG; encoded by the coding sequence ATGTCAAATGAAGACCAGAATCCTATGAAGAAGCTTAGAATAGGCAAGGTCGTCATAAACATGGCTGTGGGCACTTCAGGAGAGAAGCTAGCTAAAGCTGCTACAATCTTAGAGATGCTTACAGGTCAAAAACCGAGCTTTAGAAAGGCCAAGAAGACTATTAAGGAGTTTGGGATAAAGAGGGGGGAGAACATAGCCTGTGTAATTACGTTAACGAAGAATAAAGCTCTGGAATTCCTTAAGAGAGCTCTTGAAGCGGTCGACTACAAGATAAAGGCCTCATCCTTTGATGAGTACGGCAACTTCTCATTTGGAATTAAGGAGCACATATCCCTACCTGGTGTTAAGTATGACCCTGCACTTGGCATATTCGGCTTTGACGTCTGTGTAACCATAGAAAGACCCGGCTATCGTGTAGCTAATCGAAGGAGGAAGAGATCTAAGATAGGTAAGAAGCATAGGGTCACGAGAGAGGAGAGCATGAAGTTTGTCCAAGAGCTTCTTGGAGTAAAGATGTATGAAGGGTGA
- a CDS encoding 30S ribosomal protein S14 yields the protein MGKYRPPKERKFGKGSRRCRICGTHEAIIRKYGLMICRRCFREVAPKLGFKKLM from the coding sequence TTGGGGAAGTATAGACCACCCAAGGAGAGAAAGTTTGGTAAGGGAAGTAGACGTTGTAGGATTTGTGGGACCCACGAAGCAATCATACGCAAGTATGGCTTAATGATATGTAGACGCTGCTTTAGGGAGGTTGCGCCCAAGCTTGGCTTTAAGAAGCTCATGTAG
- a CDS encoding 50S ribosomal protein L14 has product MAKRGAKAAVGISYRPRISPAIFPGSKIKCADNSGAQEVMMIGMIRGKSRRRRLVGAGVGDVIIVSVKKGTPEMRRQIMRAVVIRQKKPFRRPNGQWVQFEDNAVVIVTEEGAPKGTEIRGPVSREAAERWPKVAALATLII; this is encoded by the coding sequence ATGGCAAAGCGAGGAGCTAAAGCTGCCGTCGGCATATCGTATAGGCCAAGAATAAGCCCAGCCATATTTCCAGGGTCTAAAATAAAGTGTGCAGACAATAGCGGAGCCCAGGAGGTAATGATGATAGGCATGATCAGAGGCAAGTCTAGGCGTAGGAGGTTAGTGGGGGCAGGCGTAGGTGACGTGATAATAGTGTCAGTGAAGAAGGGGACCCCTGAGATGAGAAGACAAATAATGAGAGCTGTTGTAATAAGACAGAAGAAACCATTTAGAAGACCTAACGGACAGTGGGTTCAATTTGAGGATAATGCTGTCGTCATAGTCACGGAGGAAGGGGCCCCCAAAGGAACTGAAATAAGAGGTCCAGTATCACGTGAAGCTGCTGAAAGATGGCCTAAGGTAGCAGCGCTGGCAACATTGATAATATAG
- a CDS encoding 30S ribosomal protein S4e: MTKKSASTGLKRYAMPAWWPIPVKEHVWAPRPSPGPHSLDKSMPLLIVLRDVLKLAETAREVKYILKSGAVRVDGVVRRDYRFPVGLMDVIEIEKENLVFRALPKPDKFLDLIPIPETEKHFKLCRIENKRTVKGGHIQLNLHDGSNILVKVSDPRNPIEDIYKTFDVIKISLPDRKILEHYRFELGNLALVIGGKKVGKMGRIVEVKGGIMREHKVVTLDDGNERFDVGYMTVFVVGKESPALTLGEGIHVK, from the coding sequence GTGACCAAGAAGTCCGCTTCAACAGGGTTAAAGCGCTACGCCATGCCGGCATGGTGGCCCATACCAGTAAAGGAGCATGTATGGGCTCCTAGACCATCGCCCGGACCACACTCCTTAGATAAGAGCATGCCACTGCTAATAGTATTAAGAGATGTTCTCAAGCTAGCTGAGACCGCTAGAGAGGTCAAGTACATACTCAAGTCTGGAGCTGTTAGGGTTGATGGCGTAGTTAGGAGAGACTACAGGTTCCCAGTTGGACTCATGGACGTCATAGAGATAGAGAAGGAGAACCTCGTATTTAGAGCACTACCTAAACCAGATAAGTTCTTAGACTTAATCCCAATACCCGAAACTGAGAAGCACTTTAAACTTTGCAGGATAGAAAACAAGAGAACTGTAAAAGGAGGGCACATACAACTGAACCTTCACGATGGCAGCAACATCTTGGTCAAGGTCTCAGATCCAAGGAATCCAATCGAAGACATCTACAAAACCTTTGACGTCATAAAAATATCGCTACCTGACCGCAAAATACTCGAGCACTACAGGTTTGAACTGGGTAATTTAGCTCTTGTTATAGGTGGTAAAAAGGTAGGTAAAATGGGTAGAATAGTTGAGGTTAAGGGGGGTATTATGCGAGAGCATAAAGTGGTCACTTTAGATGATGGTAACGAGAGATTTGACGTCGGCTACATGACAGTCTTTGTTGTGGGGAAGGAATCTCCAGCCTTAACTCTAGGTGAAGGCATCCATGTCAAATGA